A region from the Linepithema humile isolate Giens D197 chromosome 1, Lhum_UNIL_v1.0, whole genome shotgun sequence genome encodes:
- the LOC105667551 gene encoding cytochrome P450 4C1-like isoform X1, with protein MFVTIILATLICLGVCYVLSKFWHRSFIKKINTLPGPKTYPFIGNVLYFFRIKTTEIIQVTNTLVNDFSSPLRVWFGNTAYIAVYDGEQIKAVLQSRCFEKSSLYNIFKSTLKTGLVTSPVSLWSLHRKVVEKFLTPNNLRVHSNIFVEQSLAFMNELEKVEKDGNEIIFLDFVYKHILDSALVIMLGVKMESQLINRIYKCTTSIREIWKCRISNLLFHSNVLFNLSTIKWRQQKQLNCLNLLVNEMEQMRHAFDKRVATKTNSETVLFDILLEACHNGRLTQQEFWDHMITMSLAATDTTAITINFVIFMLANFPEVQEKAYKELSEIYGIESPKSVPIKYNDLQHMNYLNRVIKETMRLFPAIPFIGRILTEDVKIGETILPKGADTIMSIFHMHRNKKHWSNPLMFDPDRFLPEKEGHCSKYFMPFSNGRRNCIGKHEQITKYDKIALYIINKIAGQKYAMISMKVILITLIRTFEFKVDKNIKIEDIELNTDIALCTVDPLKVKIQKRDY; from the exons ATGTTTGTAACCATTATATTAGCAACTTTAATTTGTCTTGGAGTGTGCTATGTTTTATCGAAATTCTGGCAtcgatcttttattaaaaaaattaacactttGCCTGGCCCGAAAACATATCCATTTATTGGAAatgttctctatttttttagaataaagaCTACAg aaattatacaaGTTACGAATACATTAGTGAATGATTTTTCATCTCCACTTCGAGTCTGGTTTGGCAATACTGCATATATCGCTGTATATGACGGAGAACAGATAAAG gCTGTCCTGCAAAGTCGATGCTTCGAGAAAAGTTCactttataacatttttaaatcaacatTGAAAACAGGACTTGTCACATCTCCTG tatCTTTATGGAGCTTACATCGAAAAGTGGTGGAGAAATTTTTAACTCCAAACAATTTACGAGTCCACTctaatatatttgtagaacAATCATTAGCATTTATGAACGAATtagaaaaagttgaaaaagatggaaatgaaattatctttcttgactttgtatataaacatattttggACAGTGCACTTG TAATTATGTTGGGCGTCAAAATGGAATCGCAACTAATAAACCGAATCTATAAATGTACGACAAg CATAAGGGAAATTTGGAAATGTAGAATAAGTAACCTACTTTTTCATTCAAATGTTCTATTTAATCTCAGTACTATAAAATGGAGACaacaaaaacaattaaattgtcTTAATTTGCTTGTAAATGAG ATGGAGCAAATGAGACATGCATTCGATAAACGTGTGGCAACCAAGACCAACAGTGAGACAGTTC TTTTCGACATTCTATTGGAAGCATGTCATAACGGAAGATTAACTCAACAAGAATTTTGGGATCATATGATTACAATGTCACTCGCA gCCACTGACACAACTGccattacaataaattttgtgatttttatgCTCGCAAATTTCCCAGAAGTACAA gAAAAAGCGTATAAAGAATTATCAGAAATTTACGGCATTGAATCTCCAAAATCTGTaccaattaaatataatgatttgCAACATATGAATTATTTGAACCGAGTTATTAAGGAAACAATGAGACTTTTCCCTGCTATTCCTTTTATTGGACGAATTCTAACAGAAGACGTAAAGATAG gAGAAACTATTTTACCTAAAGGAGCTGATACAATTATGTCTATATTTCATATGCACCGAAATAAGAAACATTGGTCGAATCCCTTGATGTTCGATCCAGATAGATTTCTTCCGGAAAAAGAAGGGCAttgttcgaaatattttatgccgTTTAGTAACGGACGGAGAAATTGTATTGGTAAGCAcgaacaaataacaaaatatgataaaattgccttgtatataattaacaaaattgcagGTCAGAAGTATGCGATGATTTCTATGAAAGTCATTCTAATAACATTGATACGCACGTTTGAATTTaaagtagataaaaatatcaaaatagaaGACATAGAACTTAATACAGACATAGCATTGTGTACTGTGGATCCTctgaaagttaaaatacaaaaaagagattattaa
- the LOC105667551 gene encoding cytochrome P450 4C1-like isoform X2 gives MFVTIILATLICLGVCYVLSKFWHRSFIKKINTLPGPKTYPFIGNVLYFFRIKTTEIIQVTNTLVNDFSSPLRVWFGNTAYIAVYDGEQIKAVLQSRCFEKSSLYNIFKSTLKTGLVTSPVSLWSLHRKVVEKFLTPNNLRVHSNIFVEQSLAFMNELEKVEKDGNEIIFLDFVYKHILDSALVIMLGVKMESQLINRIYKCTTSIREIWKCRISNLLFHSNVLFNLSTIKWRQQKQLNCLNLLVNEMEQMRHAFDKRVATKTNSETVLFDILLEACHNGRLTQQEFWDHMITMSLAATDTTAITINFVIFMLANFPEVQEKAYKELSEIYGIESPKSVPIKYNDLQHMNYLNRVIKETMRLFPAIPFIGRILTEDVKIGETILPKGADTIMSIFHMHRNKKHWSNPLMFDPDRFLPEKEGHCSKYFMPFSNGRRNCIGQKYAMISMKVILITLIRTFEFKVDKNIKIEDIELNTDIALCTVDPLKVKIQKRDY, from the exons ATGTTTGTAACCATTATATTAGCAACTTTAATTTGTCTTGGAGTGTGCTATGTTTTATCGAAATTCTGGCAtcgatcttttattaaaaaaattaacactttGCCTGGCCCGAAAACATATCCATTTATTGGAAatgttctctatttttttagaataaagaCTACAg aaattatacaaGTTACGAATACATTAGTGAATGATTTTTCATCTCCACTTCGAGTCTGGTTTGGCAATACTGCATATATCGCTGTATATGACGGAGAACAGATAAAG gCTGTCCTGCAAAGTCGATGCTTCGAGAAAAGTTCactttataacatttttaaatcaacatTGAAAACAGGACTTGTCACATCTCCTG tatCTTTATGGAGCTTACATCGAAAAGTGGTGGAGAAATTTTTAACTCCAAACAATTTACGAGTCCACTctaatatatttgtagaacAATCATTAGCATTTATGAACGAATtagaaaaagttgaaaaagatggaaatgaaattatctttcttgactttgtatataaacatattttggACAGTGCACTTG TAATTATGTTGGGCGTCAAAATGGAATCGCAACTAATAAACCGAATCTATAAATGTACGACAAg CATAAGGGAAATTTGGAAATGTAGAATAAGTAACCTACTTTTTCATTCAAATGTTCTATTTAATCTCAGTACTATAAAATGGAGACaacaaaaacaattaaattgtcTTAATTTGCTTGTAAATGAG ATGGAGCAAATGAGACATGCATTCGATAAACGTGTGGCAACCAAGACCAACAGTGAGACAGTTC TTTTCGACATTCTATTGGAAGCATGTCATAACGGAAGATTAACTCAACAAGAATTTTGGGATCATATGATTACAATGTCACTCGCA gCCACTGACACAACTGccattacaataaattttgtgatttttatgCTCGCAAATTTCCCAGAAGTACAA gAAAAAGCGTATAAAGAATTATCAGAAATTTACGGCATTGAATCTCCAAAATCTGTaccaattaaatataatgatttgCAACATATGAATTATTTGAACCGAGTTATTAAGGAAACAATGAGACTTTTCCCTGCTATTCCTTTTATTGGACGAATTCTAACAGAAGACGTAAAGATAG gAGAAACTATTTTACCTAAAGGAGCTGATACAATTATGTCTATATTTCATATGCACCGAAATAAGAAACATTGGTCGAATCCCTTGATGTTCGATCCAGATAGATTTCTTCCGGAAAAAGAAGGGCAttgttcgaaatattttatgccgTTTAGTAACGGACGGAGAAATTGTATTG GTCAGAAGTATGCGATGATTTCTATGAAAGTCATTCTAATAACATTGATACGCACGTTTGAATTTaaagtagataaaaatatcaaaatagaaGACATAGAACTTAATACAGACATAGCATTGTGTACTGTGGATCCTctgaaagttaaaatacaaaaaagagattattaa
- the LOC105679544 gene encoding uncharacterized protein isoform X2: MSDTSDSDDESRPYVIVQFVTRGRKGSIKQLDIVPRNWLDWNAKTKKIKCKFLPPPYTERDSELLHNIVKNLDTAPTSWPEYTVEIKAHGKTYADALLRLQLLNDKEFAFTSNSNEDQNEKSKKVENSIRKKKLLKNEKQINELFNSVTTVEEFLHEDRLPNECENLSKRLEKKNKCTDESAICDTLFEDECMSQQTNDKNYTAMKNDSYEESSKDKHDKDEKFYDLDLFSNNLDQQCQEENVLLFENEIPVISTIPNILTNQLNEGSADVIQQLKSAIEINDTMCLFTSVHRCRSNIIEKH; encoded by the exons atgtcTGACACTAGTGATAGTGACGACGAAAGTCGTCCATACGTGATCGTCCAATTCGTGACAAGAGGAAGAAAAGGGTCCATAAAACAACTGGACATTGTGCCAAGAAATTGGCTCGACTGGAACGcgaagacaaaaaaaataaaatgtaaatttcttcCGCCACCATACACTGAGAGAGATTCCGAACTGTTACATAACATTGTAAAGAATTTAGACACTGCACCAACATCATGGCCGGAGTACACCGTGGAAATTAAAGCACATGGAA AAACGTATGCCGATGCTCTGCTtagattacaattattaaatgacaAGGAATTTGCTTTTACAAGTAATTCAAATGAAgatcaaaatgaaaaatcaaagaaagtagaaaattcaattcgcaaaaaaaaacttttaaaaaatgaaaaacagaTAAACGAACTATTCAATTCTGTCACGACAGTGGAAGAATTTCTTCACGAGGATCGTCTTCCAAACgaat gcgaaaatttatcaaaaagacttgagaaaaagaataaatgcaCGGACGAATCTGCAATATGTGATACCTTATTCGAAG aTGAGTGTATGTCACAGCAAACCAACGACAAAAATTACACTGCAATGAAAAATGATTCTTATGAAGAATCTAGTAAAGATAAACATGACAaag atgaaAAATTCTATGACTTGGActtgttttcaaataatttag atcaaCAGTGCCAGGAGGAAAATGTCTTACTGTTTGAAAATGAAATACCCGTCATATCAACTATTccgaatattttaacaaaccAGCTAAACGAGGGTTCCGCTGATGTTATACAACAGTTGAAATCTgcgattgaaataaatgatacAA tGTGCTTATTTACGTCAGTACATCGATGTAGATCAAACATTATCGAAAAACattag
- the LOC105679544 gene encoding RE1-silencing transcription factor A-like isoform X1 → MSDTSDSDDESRPYVIVQFVTRGRKGSIKQLDIVPRNWLDWNAKTKKIKCKFLPPPYTERDSELLHNIVKNLDTAPTSWPEYTVEIKAHGKTYADALLRLQLLNDKEFAFTSNSNEDQNEKSKKVENSIRKKKLLKNEKQINELFNSVTTVEEFLHEDRLPNESFKILKKTGEKSYAEKIGSSKLSSSSKCENLSKRLEKKNKCTDESAICDTLFEDECMSQQTNDKNYTAMKNDSYEESSKDKHDKDEKFYDLDLFSNNLDQQCQEENVLLFENEIPVISTIPNILTNQLNEGSADVIQQLKSAIEINDTMCLFTSVHRCRSNIIEKH, encoded by the exons atgtcTGACACTAGTGATAGTGACGACGAAAGTCGTCCATACGTGATCGTCCAATTCGTGACAAGAGGAAGAAAAGGGTCCATAAAACAACTGGACATTGTGCCAAGAAATTGGCTCGACTGGAACGcgaagacaaaaaaaataaaatgtaaatttcttcCGCCACCATACACTGAGAGAGATTCCGAACTGTTACATAACATTGTAAAGAATTTAGACACTGCACCAACATCATGGCCGGAGTACACCGTGGAAATTAAAGCACATGGAA AAACGTATGCCGATGCTCTGCTtagattacaattattaaatgacaAGGAATTTGCTTTTACAAGTAATTCAAATGAAgatcaaaatgaaaaatcaaagaaagtagaaaattcaattcgcaaaaaaaaacttttaaaaaatgaaaaacagaTAAACGAACTATTCAATTCTGTCACGACAGTGGAAGAATTTCTTCACGAGGATCGTCTTCCAAACgaat cttttaaaatattaaaaaagactgGCGAAAAATCATATGCAGAAAAAATTGGTTCTTCCAAATTATCTAGCTCATCTAAAT gcgaaaatttatcaaaaagacttgagaaaaagaataaatgcaCGGACGAATCTGCAATATGTGATACCTTATTCGAAG aTGAGTGTATGTCACAGCAAACCAACGACAAAAATTACACTGCAATGAAAAATGATTCTTATGAAGAATCTAGTAAAGATAAACATGACAaag atgaaAAATTCTATGACTTGGActtgttttcaaataatttag atcaaCAGTGCCAGGAGGAAAATGTCTTACTGTTTGAAAATGAAATACCCGTCATATCAACTATTccgaatattttaacaaaccAGCTAAACGAGGGTTCCGCTGATGTTATACAACAGTTGAAATCTgcgattgaaataaatgatacAA tGTGCTTATTTACGTCAGTACATCGATGTAGATCAAACATTATCGAAAAACattag
- the LOC105679544 gene encoding uncharacterized protein isoform X3, translating to MQKKLVLPNYLAHLNVLCENLSKRLEKKNKCTDESAICDTLFEDECMSQQTNDKNYTAMKNDSYEESSKDKHDKDEKFYDLDLFSNNLDQQCQEENVLLFENEIPVISTIPNILTNQLNEGSADVIQQLKSAIEINDTMCLFTSVHRCRSNIIEKH from the exons ATGCAGAAAAAATTGGTTCTTCCAAATTATCTAGCTCATCTAAATGTACTTT gcgaaaatttatcaaaaagacttgagaaaaagaataaatgcaCGGACGAATCTGCAATATGTGATACCTTATTCGAAG aTGAGTGTATGTCACAGCAAACCAACGACAAAAATTACACTGCAATGAAAAATGATTCTTATGAAGAATCTAGTAAAGATAAACATGACAaag atgaaAAATTCTATGACTTGGActtgttttcaaataatttag atcaaCAGTGCCAGGAGGAAAATGTCTTACTGTTTGAAAATGAAATACCCGTCATATCAACTATTccgaatattttaacaaaccAGCTAAACGAGGGTTCCGCTGATGTTATACAACAGTTGAAATCTgcgattgaaataaatgatacAA tGTGCTTATTTACGTCAGTACATCGATGTAGATCAAACATTATCGAAAAACattag